Proteins encoded within one genomic window of Sebastes fasciatus isolate fSebFas1 chromosome 18, fSebFas1.pri, whole genome shotgun sequence:
- the arv1 gene encoding protein ARV1 isoform X2, with translation MGKDDFRCVECNEKASELHRDYSNGILKITICSCQKPVDKYIEYDPVIILIDAILCKTQAFRHILFNTSLNIHWKLCVFCLLCEAYLRWSLLRGSEQSSDPADIIRYTKQWEFYGMFGLAALELSAFCGGVLWFLWAVVGRQQGGTLELSLLLRALLLSCYGKVLLIPAVIWEHDYSPLCLGLIKLFVLTSNSQAIRVILNSSRRLSLLAVCLGLLSETCVAQACKQLPWSIQDMLTLD, from the exons ATGGGGAAAGATGACTTTAGGTGTGTTGAATGTAACGAAAAAGCCTCGGAGTTACACCGGGATTACAGCAACGGGATCCTGAAGATAACTATATGT TCCTGCCAGAAGCCAGTGGACAAGTACATTGAATATGACCCAGTTATCATCCTGATTGATGCCATTCTGTGCAAGACGCAGGCGTTCAGACACATTTTGTTCAACACAAGCTTGAAT atccactggaagctgtgtgtgttctGCCTGCTGTGTGAGGCGTACCTCAGGTGGTCTCTGCTCCGCGGCTCCGAGCAGAGCAGCGACCCCGCTGACATCATCAGGTACACCAAGCAATGGGAGTTCTACGGCATGTTTGGATTGGCCGCCCTCG AGCTGTCGGCATTCTGCGGCGGCGTGCTGTGGTTCCTCTGGGCGGTGGTTGGTCGTCAGCAGGGCGGGACCCTGGAGCTCAGCCTGCTCCTCAGAGCCCTGCTGCTGTCCTGCTACGGAAAGGTCCTCCTCATCCCCGCTGTCATCTGGGAGCACGACTACTCGCCGCTCTGCCTCGGCCTCATCAAGCTGTTTGTGCTCACCTCAAACTCACAGGCCATCAGAG TGATCCTGAACAGCAGTAGACGTCTGTCACTGCTGGCCGTGTGTTTAGGCCTGCTGTCAGAGACCTGCGTGGCTCAGGCCTGTAAACAGCTTCCATGGAGCATCCAGGACATGTTGACATTGGACTGA
- the arv1 gene encoding protein ARV1 isoform X1, whose protein sequence is MGKDDFRCVECNEKASELHRDYSNGILKITICQSCQKPVDKYIEYDPVIILIDAILCKTQAFRHILFNTSLNIHWKLCVFCLLCEAYLRWSLLRGSEQSSDPADIIRYTKQWEFYGMFGLAALELSAFCGGVLWFLWAVVGRQQGGTLELSLLLRALLLSCYGKVLLIPAVIWEHDYSPLCLGLIKLFVLTSNSQAIRVILNSSRRLSLLAVCLGLLSETCVAQACKQLPWSIQDMLTLD, encoded by the exons ATGGGGAAAGATGACTTTAGGTGTGTTGAATGTAACGAAAAAGCCTCGGAGTTACACCGGGATTACAGCAACGGGATCCTGAAGATAACTATATGT CAGTCCTGCCAGAAGCCAGTGGACAAGTACATTGAATATGACCCAGTTATCATCCTGATTGATGCCATTCTGTGCAAGACGCAGGCGTTCAGACACATTTTGTTCAACACAAGCTTGAAT atccactggaagctgtgtgtgttctGCCTGCTGTGTGAGGCGTACCTCAGGTGGTCTCTGCTCCGCGGCTCCGAGCAGAGCAGCGACCCCGCTGACATCATCAGGTACACCAAGCAATGGGAGTTCTACGGCATGTTTGGATTGGCCGCCCTCG AGCTGTCGGCATTCTGCGGCGGCGTGCTGTGGTTCCTCTGGGCGGTGGTTGGTCGTCAGCAGGGCGGGACCCTGGAGCTCAGCCTGCTCCTCAGAGCCCTGCTGCTGTCCTGCTACGGAAAGGTCCTCCTCATCCCCGCTGTCATCTGGGAGCACGACTACTCGCCGCTCTGCCTCGGCCTCATCAAGCTGTTTGTGCTCACCTCAAACTCACAGGCCATCAGAG TGATCCTGAACAGCAGTAGACGTCTGTCACTGCTGGCCGTGTGTTTAGGCCTGCTGTCAGAGACCTGCGTGGCTCAGGCCTGTAAACAGCTTCCATGGAGCATCCAGGACATGTTGACATTGGACTGA
- the fam89a gene encoding protein FAM89A, giving the protein MNGKSSNGSHGGMACIEGLPPLPKSLSGLLNSSGGSWRDMERMYVKKTMIQDDLSRGRNTDNLLSNKPANLDAALALLRKEMVGLRQQDMSLLCQLWSLHESIQEYKGSCQDLSAASSLSMMENGYFDEDDEYYPEPGATPTGDQPDGEVGDGTATMAASKNGSGKDDSWDSFHVTI; this is encoded by the exons ATGAATGGTAAGTCATCGAACGGTTCTCACGGAGGAATGGCCTGTATCGAGGGTCTTCCGCCGCTGCCGAAGAGCCTGAGCGGGCTGCTGAACTCGAGCGGCGGCTcctggagagacatggagaggaTGTACGTGAAGAAGACCATGATCCAGGACGACCTGAGCAGAGGCAGGAACACCGACAACCTGCTGTCCAACAAGCCGGCCAACCTCGACGCTGCTCTGGCTCTGCTGCGGAAAGAGATG GTGGGTTTGCGTCAGCAGGACATGTCCCTGCTGTGCCAGCTGTGGTCGCTCCACGAGTCCATCCAGGAGTACAAGGGCAGCTGCCAGGACCTGAGCGCCGCCTCCAGCCTCAGCATGATGGAGAACGGCTACTTCGACGAGGACGACGAGTATTACCCGGAGCCTGGCGCCACACCCACCGGGGACCAGCCGGACGGAGAGGTCGGAGACGGGACGGCAACAATGGCAGCGTCCAAGAATGGGAGCGGCAAAGACGACAGCTGGGACTCCTTTCACGTCACCATCTGA